The following coding sequences are from one Polyodon spathula isolate WHYD16114869_AA chromosome 7, ASM1765450v1, whole genome shotgun sequence window:
- the LOC121318123 gene encoding twinfilin-1-like isoform X1, with protein sequence MSHQTGIQASEEVMDIFSRARNGEYRLLKIVIENEQLAVGSFKKAAKSWDQEYDSYVLSMLEDKEPAYILYRLDSQNAQGYEWIFVAWSPDFSPVRQKMLYAATRATVKKEFGGGHIKDEIFGTSKDDVSLSGYKKYLTSVAAPCPLTAAEEELRQIKLNEVKTDISVDSKHQTLQGVAFPINRESVQALEQLRDNKLNYVQLEIDFQNETIVLASTTPTEIKDLPKRIPKDSARYHFFLYKHTHEGDYLESIVFIYSMPGYTCSIRERMLYSSCKNPLIDMVENQLEMEVEKKLEIGDGDELTADFLYEEVHPKQYAHKQTFAKPKGPTGKRGIRRLIRAPADGESPTD encoded by the exons aaCAGCTTGCTGTGGGTTCATTCAAAAAGGCTGCAAAGTCTTGGGACCAGGAGTATGATTCTTATGTTCTTTCTATGTTGGAAGACAAAGAACCTGCATACATTTTATACAGACTAGACTCACAAAATGCTCAGGGTTATGAATGGATCTTTGTGGCCTGGTCACCAGACTTCTCCCCG GTTCGACAGAAAATGTTATATGCAGCAACGCGGGCAACTGTGAAGAAGGAGTTTGGGGGCGGACATATCAAAGATGAAATATTTGGCACTTCAAag GATGATGTGTCTCTTAGTGGATATAAAAAGTACCTGACATCAGTGGCAGCTCCATGCCCTCTGACTGCAGCTGAAGAGGAGTTAAGACAGATCAAACTGAATGAG GTAAAGACAGATATTAGTGTGGACAGCAAACACCAGACTCTGCAAGGAGTTGCCTTTCCCATAAACAGGGAGTCTGTTCAAGCTTTGGAACAATTGAGGGATAACAAACTCAATTATGTCCAACTT GAGATTGATTTCCAAAATGAAACCATAGTTTTGGCAAGCACCACCCCCACAGAGATTAAGGATTTGCCAAAAAGAATTCCAAAAGACTCTGCCCGGTATCACTTCTTCCTCTACAAGCACACCCACGAAGGAGACTACCTGGAATCCATAG TCTTCATTTATTCAATGCCTGGCTATACGTGTAGTATCCGGGAACGAATGCTGTACTCCAGTTGCAAAAATCCTTTGATTGACATGGTGGAAAATCAATTGGAAATGGAAGTAGAGAAAAAG cTCGAGATTGGTGACGGAGATGAGCTGACGGCAGACTTTCTTTACGAGGAGGTTCACCCGAAACAGTATGCACACAAACAAACTTTTGCTAAACCAAAGGGTCCCACGGGCAAAAGAGGGATACGGCGGCTCATTCGAGCACCTGCAGATGGTGAATCTCCAACGGATTAA